A region from the Oceanispirochaeta sp. genome encodes:
- a CDS encoding aldo/keto reductase translates to MLYRKFGKTNEKLSILGFGAMRLPIIEGDVKHIDEEKALKMIRHSIDLGVNYLDTAWPYHGGNSESFCGKVMQDGYRDKVKIATKLPSWEIKSPGDMDRILDQQLERLGVETIDFYLLHSLNAANWANMKKHDYKSFLIRSRAAGKIRYTGFSHHDDIDLFKEIVDDNDWDFCQIQLNYLDEHYQAGLEGMDYAVSKGMGVVVMEPLRGGMLARTEIPEELQSIWDASDTKRSPAEWALRSLWDREKVGVILSGMTTMEQVQENLKVAGEALPGTLTEKENNIIGKAKDYFHSKIRVDCTNCRYCMPCPQGVYIPEIFWAYNHEALFDDFAKAKFWTTGFLKEQQRASNCNSCGQCEKHCPQNIEIRRHLKDVAARYEAAVT, encoded by the coding sequence ATGCTTTACAGAAAATTCGGAAAAACAAATGAAAAACTCAGCATCCTCGGTTTCGGGGCCATGCGCCTCCCGATCATCGAGGGAGATGTCAAACACATTGATGAAGAGAAGGCTTTGAAGATGATCCGCCATTCCATCGACCTTGGGGTGAATTATCTGGACACCGCCTGGCCCTACCATGGGGGAAACAGCGAATCCTTCTGCGGAAAGGTCATGCAGGACGGTTACCGGGACAAAGTAAAGATAGCGACAAAACTGCCCAGCTGGGAGATAAAGAGTCCCGGGGATATGGACAGGATTCTGGATCAACAACTCGAAAGGCTGGGAGTCGAAACCATTGACTTCTACCTCCTTCATTCCCTCAATGCCGCCAATTGGGCGAATATGAAGAAGCATGACTACAAGTCATTTCTCATAAGATCCAGGGCTGCTGGAAAAATCAGATATACCGGATTCTCACATCATGACGATATCGACCTTTTTAAAGAAATTGTAGACGACAATGACTGGGATTTCTGCCAGATTCAGCTCAATTACCTGGATGAGCATTACCAGGCAGGACTGGAAGGGATGGACTATGCCGTATCCAAAGGAATGGGAGTGGTTGTTATGGAACCCCTCAGAGGGGGCATGCTGGCCCGGACTGAAATACCGGAAGAACTGCAATCCATATGGGATGCCTCTGATACAAAACGATCCCCCGCAGAATGGGCCCTTCGCTCTCTCTGGGACAGGGAAAAGGTGGGAGTCATCCTCAGCGGCATGACCACGATGGAGCAGGTTCAGGAGAATCTGAAGGTGGCGGGAGAGGCCCTTCCCGGGACTTTAACTGAAAAGGAAAACAACATCATCGGGAAAGCGAAAGACTACTTTCACAGCAAAATCCGTGTGGACTGCACCAACTGCCGTTACTGTATGCCCTGCCCTCAGGGAGTGTATATTCCCGAAATCTTCTGGGCCTACAACCATGAAGCCCTTTTTGATGATTTTGCAAAAGCCAAATTCTGGACCACGGGATTCCTGAAAGAACAGCAGAGA
- a CDS encoding iron-containing alcohol dehydrogenase: MVNFNFYAPTEIEFGKDAELKVGGFVKKYGKTVLLHFGKGHIKKTGLYDRILNQLSDEGISVVELGGVKANPDIELVREGIALCRDHKVDFILAVGGGSVIDSAKAIALGVPYEGDVWDFFYNGKTPLEVLPLGAVLTIPAAGSEMSKFSVITNGKYKIGYANDLMRLKFSILNPELTYSLSPWQTAAGVVDIMAHVMERYFTEETHVDFSDGMCEGLLHSMIKNGPKVLSEPDNYDTRAEVMWAGCIAHNGLLGMGRIEDWASHRIQMPLSALYDITHGAGLAIIFPAWIKYVSQLKPQPFIKFFTRVFNVPYDFDNPESVIKTGLELMENFYKSLGMPTRLKDLDIDDSRFDELAGLVTEKGPTGFLVKLDRDAVQEIYKLAL; this comes from the coding sequence ATGGTTAATTTTAATTTTTACGCACCAACAGAAATAGAATTCGGAAAAGATGCCGAACTGAAGGTTGGCGGGTTTGTAAAAAAATACGGTAAAACAGTACTTTTGCATTTCGGGAAAGGACATATAAAAAAAACAGGTCTCTATGACCGGATTCTGAATCAGTTGAGTGATGAAGGGATCTCCGTCGTCGAGTTAGGCGGCGTTAAAGCCAATCCGGATATAGAACTGGTAAGGGAAGGCATCGCTCTCTGCCGGGATCATAAAGTTGACTTTATCCTTGCTGTAGGGGGGGGTAGTGTCATTGATTCGGCCAAAGCGATTGCCCTGGGTGTCCCCTATGAGGGCGATGTGTGGGACTTTTTTTATAATGGAAAAACTCCCCTGGAAGTCCTGCCCCTCGGTGCTGTGCTGACCATTCCCGCAGCGGGGAGTGAAATGAGTAAGTTCAGTGTTATCACCAACGGAAAATATAAAATTGGTTATGCCAATGATTTAATGAGATTGAAATTTTCCATCCTTAATCCGGAATTGACCTATTCCCTCTCCCCCTGGCAAACCGCCGCAGGGGTTGTAGATATCATGGCCCATGTGATGGAGCGATATTTTACAGAAGAGACTCATGTGGATTTTTCCGATGGAATGTGTGAAGGCCTTCTTCACTCGATGATCAAGAATGGCCCCAAGGTTCTCAGTGAACCCGATAATTATGATACCCGGGCAGAAGTGATGTGGGCGGGTTGTATCGCTCATAACGGGCTCCTGGGAATGGGAAGAATCGAGGACTGGGCTTCTCACAGGATACAAATGCCCTTGAGTGCCCTTTATGACATTACCCACGGTGCGGGTCTGGCCATTATATTTCCAGCCTGGATCAAATATGTCTCCCAGTTGAAGCCCCAGCCTTTCATCAAGTTTTTCACAAGGGTCTTTAATGTTCCCTACGATTTTGACAATCCCGAGTCTGTGATAAAGACCGGATTGGAACTGATGGAAAACTTCTATAAATCACTGGGCATGCCGACCCGTCTGAAAGATCTGGATATTGATGATTCCCGGTTTGATGAATTAGCCGGTCTGGTGACAGAAAAGGGACCCACCGGATTT